In Piliocolobus tephrosceles isolate RC106 chromosome 4, ASM277652v3, whole genome shotgun sequence, the following are encoded in one genomic region:
- the C4H5orf60 gene encoding putative uncharacterized protein FLJ35723 isoform X2 — protein sequence MALQAIQDQAEVGEWLRIGNKYITWKDCRSLLKELENLEFYTFLSKKCLRKLLVEGSSHHLPRQARSGSVYKRTSVRNHWPRGGRGKASPTRFHVSPRAPPAPLASALSSVPKTSVGSFESLSSLSSSKPPEPLRPLKQPSHQPPASTLSPNTTTSTESLGYLSSLSSSQQPEPLHPLECPSSKPRGRSFPRRRNPGWVSWTNSTQADSETDATICPMCKAPAHSCRHSWWVPSSPRVIRGIGRRSDLDLGLSWRQEAARAWCLCTSSQYPFKHLNLPTHLPKASF from the exons GATCAAGCTGAAGTGGGGGAATGGCTCAGGATCGGAAATAAATATATCACCTGGAAAG ATTGCAGAAGTCTCTTGAAAGAATTGGAGAACCTTGAGTTCTACACTTTCCTGTCGAAAAA GTGCCTGAGGAAGCTCCTTGTTGAGGGCAGCTCCCATCACCTTCCACGCCAAGCCCGCTCGGGGTCAGTGTACAAACGAACGTCTGTGAGGAACCACTGGCCACGTGGGGGACGTGGGAAAGCTTCTCCCACCAGATTCCATGTGTCCCCGCGGGCTCCCCCGGCTCCTCTGGCCTCCGCGCTGTCATCAGTCCCGAAGACCTCTGTAGGGTCCTTTGAGTCTCTGTCATCCCTGAGCTCCTCCAAGCCACCAGAGCCTTTGCGTCCCCTGAAGCAGCCTTCACACCAGCCACCTGCGAGCACCCTATCACCAAACACGACCACCTCCACAGAATCCTTGGGGTATCTGTCATCCCTCAGCTCCTCCCAGCAACCAGAGCCTTTGCATCCCCTGGAGTGTCCTTCATCCAAGCCACGTGGGCGTTCATTTCCCCGACGACGGAATCCTGGCTGGGTGTCCTGGACCAACTCCACGCAGGCTGATTCCGAAACTGACGCCACAATATGCCCAATGTGCAAGGCCCCTGCACACTCCTGTCGACATAGCTGGTGGGTGCCTTCTAGTCCTCGAGTGATCCGAGGCATTGGTCGCCGCAGTGATCTCGACCTGGGCCTCTCCTGGAGGCAGGAGGCTGCTAGAGCCTGGTGCCTCTGCACCTCCTCACAGTACCCATTCAAGCACCTTAATCTTCCCACCCACCTACCAAAGGCTTCCTTCTAG
- the LOC111527408 gene encoding 60S ribosomal protein L39 has translation MSSHKTFRIKRFLAKKQKQNRPIPQWIRMKTGNKIRYNSKRRHWRRTKLGL, from the coding sequence ATGTCTTCTCACAAGACTTTCAGGATTAAGCGATtcctggccaagaaacaaaagcaaaatcgtcccattccccagtggattcggatgaaaactggaaataaaataaggtacaactccaaaagaagacattggaGAAGAACCAAGCTGGGTCTGTAA